One genomic window of Myxocyprinus asiaticus isolate MX2 ecotype Aquarium Trade chromosome 5, UBuf_Myxa_2, whole genome shotgun sequence includes the following:
- the LOC127441506 gene encoding EMILIN-2-like, which translates to MNCEQTFFGVQLKVFLMISFSLTHGYPASLFAGNAYSGTVHRHRNKNWCAFIVQKNVSCAVQGSVESYVEPEAARCPEHQPDCEQQVIYRTRFRPTYKIAYKIVTELEWRCCPGYQGPDCRELKSSPNRQTVYPQSHPQPHSGQTRTTQRPERRETGQYDVRRGADKTRLLEEEVQRLSQTVLDLQAAMTGMAENLRTDLQEDTSKMLITLLNERNAAPDSARTGGMEESVMHLDGHQATRGHTHGERELETVLARLNDMTDALKSKGEALEELRGTVTGHDGQIRMLMDASQGLAVTGADSPDIDILQTYIDGKFEMLKKELVGNMEDQMAMLKSACDDKLQSLQKTCEEGRESGNVSLTDLVHNKESELRKEIHALRLDLSMLDGVAHTNRQTTDVKDDSDYNDLRRKLDRVADAHRVLNARLDNELEHLSTLKMEDMLGSRIEDLEDRMNVTERNAETYCFYVDEKLTKQITDEAAILRQLLDEKLNAMQDQFTAMLTEMSNNSFPGMFSDSVDALQTQVNSNKYIIQGLEDKFNTIGQICSADCKTNLHTDSQKPEGLDSLVKDVRLCRNDLDDLRSDFVNNVAKFHALEDRIDRMSPEKQLRGHTQDTHRRINMLTDNVNGLTGAIKGLGDSMSKFSQDLHNLNSTCCQAGQVNVPSLWAESSPSRDQIEELQEKLDTLNARVNTELSVCKFNTAGVAEGVSAVDNRVTALEKVCGLLDGGTNIQGLSRNLEQQMAQMNTTLVSYSGDITALQNSLLTFQSQLAEIAKQILKDHVNKEQGLPVRQERPVPAPDIKTPAQPKRHYIPHIHIPLIIPHSTVPVTGLPHVRQPSIPRYIPQPPTSPRQPIQPMQPNQPDVHKPVVVTGQAGPPGYVRRVTVRRDQSSKDSESLVKGFAGAPGYPPVNPFSKNTKQTKPVARVPWNLAYQRPIATPVSEQNFLTDPFSFSAGLTRQTFSGDFGIIRFDRVLVNDGGHYNPQTGTFSVPADGRYLVTAVLTAPRGEHAEAVLSVSNRSVQKLDTAGYWSGRPWLTQDQCACGGSASFNLILPLRRGDTVALVRTAGKLAISESREILSTFSAIFLYSPQTKR; encoded by the exons atGAATTGCGAGCAAACTTTCTTTGGTGTACAGTTAAAAGTTTTCTTAATGATAAGCTTTTCTCTCACTCATGGATATCCGGCAAGCCTGTTTGCGGGTAACGCGTATTCAGGAACAGTTCACAGGCACAGAAATAA AAACTGGTGCGCATTTATTGTCCAAAAGAACGTAAGTTGCGCAGTTCAAGGCAGTGTGGAAAGTTACGTTGAACCTGAAGCTGCGCGCTGTCCGGAGCATCAGCCCGACTGTGAGCAACAAGTGAT ATACAGGACTCGGTTTCGACCCACTTATAAGATAGCATACAAGATTGTGACTGAGCTAGAATGGAGGTGCTGCCCAGGATACCAGGGTCCAGACTGCAGAGAACTTAAAAGCTCtccaaacagacagacagtataTCCACAGTCACACCCACAGCCCCATTCTGGACAAACTCGAACTACACAAA GGCCAGAGCGGCGAGAAACAGGACAATATGATGTCAGACGTGGAGCTGACAAAACACGTTTGTTAGAGGAAGAAGTACAGCGTCTCTCTCAGACAGTGCTGGATCTTCAAGCAGCCATGACAGGTATGGCAGAGAACCTGCGCACAGACTTACAGGAGGACACGAGCAAGATGCTTATTACTCTGCTTAATGAGAGGAATGCTGCACCAGACAGTGCACGAACAGGAGGCATGGAGGAGAGTGTCATGCATCTGGATGGCCACCAGGCCACGAGAGGCCACACCCATGGGGAAAGGGAACTTGAGACGGTGCTGGCCAGACTAAATGATATGACCGATGCTCTTAAAAGCAAGGGCGAAGCACTTGAGGAACTGCGGGGAACAGTGACTGGCCATGATGGGCAGATCCGAATGCTTATGGATGCCTCTCAAGGCCTAGCAGTCACAGGTGCTGACTCCCCTGACATAGACATCCTTCAGACCTATATTGATGGAAAATTTGAGATGCTCAAAAAGGAGCTTGTTGGAAACATGGAGGACCAGATGGCCATGTTGAAAAGTGCATGTGATGATAAGCTACAGTCTCTTCAAAAGACATGTGAAGAAGGACGAGAGAGCGGCAATGTTAGTCTTACCGATCTGGTGCACAACAAGGAATCTGAGCTTAGAAAGGAGATCCATGCACTGCGACTGGATTTGTCCATGTTAGATGGTGTAGCTCACACAAACCGCCAAACAACCGATGTAAAAGACGATAGTGACTACAATGACTTGAGGCGGAAACTTGATCGAGTGGCAGATGCTCATCGTGTCCTCAATGCCAGATTAGACAATGAGCTAGAACATCTGTCCACGTTGAAAATGGAAGACATGCTTGGTTCACGTATAGAGGACCTAGAAGACAGGATGAATGTCACTGAGCGAAAcgcagagacttactgcttctaCGTGGATGAGAAACTTACCAAGCAAATTACGGATGAAGCAGCTATTCTGCGTCAACTCCTGGATGAGAAGCTGAATGCTATGCAGGATCAGTTCACTGCAATGCTGACTGAGATGAGCAACAACTCCTTCCCAGGGATGTTTAGTGATTCTGTTGATGCACTGCAAACTCAGGTTAACTCGAATAAGTACATTATACAGGGTTTGGAGGACAAGTTTAACACCATTGGGCAGATATGCTCAGCCGATTGCAAAACCAACCTACACACTGATTCCCAAAAACCAGAAGGTCTGGACAGTCTCGTAAAGGATGTGAGACTCTGCAGAAATGACTTGGACGATTTACGTTCTGATTTTGTGAACAATGTAGCAAAATTTCATGCATTGGAGGATAGAATTGATAGGATGTCACCTGAGAAACAGCTCAGAGGACATACGCAGGACACCCACCGAAGGATTAATATGTTGACTGACAACGTTAATGGCTTGACTGGAGCTATAAAAGGATTGGGAGATTCGATGAGCAAATTTAGCCAAGACCTTCACAATTTAAACTCGACATGTTGCCAGGCAGGACAGGTAAACGTTCCTAGTCTTTGGGCTGAAAGCAGCCCAAGTCGCGATCAGATTGAGGAGCTACAAGAGAAGCTGGACACACTGAATGCACGAGTAAACACAGAGTTGAGCGTGTGTAAGTTCAACACTGCTGGAGTAGCTGAGGGTGTGTCTGCAGTGGATAACAGGGTGACTGCTCTAGAGAAGGTTTGTGGACTGCTTGATGGTGGGACGAATATACAGGGCCTTTCGAGGAATTTGGAGCAGCAAATGGCACAGATGAACACCACTCTAGTTAGTTATTCAGGAGACATCACTGCTCTTCAGAACTCCCTTCTGACTTTTCAGAGCCAGCTTGCAGAAATCGCTAAGCAGATTCTCAAGGACCATGTAAATAAAGAACAAG GACTGCCTGTGAGGCAAGAGAGACCAGTGCCTGCCCCTGACATTAAAACTCCAGCTCAACCCAAAAGACACTATATTCCCCATATCCACATACCTTTGATAATACCCCATAGTACAGTGCCAGTCACTGGCCTCCCCCATGTGCGCCAGCCCTCCATCCCCCGCTACATTCCACAGCCACCCACCAGCCCCAGGCAACCCATCCAGCCCATGCAACCCAACCAACCCGACGTACACAAACCAGTGGTGGTTACAGGGCAAGCCGGTCCACCTGGGTATGTGCGCAGGGTGACAGTCAGACGGGATCAGAGCTCGAAGGACTCAGAATCACTTGTAAAGGGATTTGCTGGTGCACCAG GCTATCCTCCTGTTAATCCTTTttccaaaaatacaaaacaaacaaaaccag TTGCACGTGTCCCATGGAATCTGGCATACCAAAGACCCATCGCAACTCCAG TGTCAGAGCAGAACTTCTTGACGGACCCTttttctttctctgctggactTACAAGGCAGACTTTCTCAGGGGACTTTGGTATCATTCGCTTTGATAGGGTGCTAGTCAATGATGGAGGACACTACAACCCTCAGACAG GGACCTTCTCAGTGCCTGCTGATGGCCGTTATTTGGTCACTGCTGTTCTAACAGCTCCGCGGGGTGAGCATGCAGAAGCTGTGCTCTCTGTGTCCAATCGCAGTGTGCAGAAGTTGGACACAGCAGGTTACTGGAGTGGCCGCCCATGGCTGACCCAAGATCAGTGCGCATGCGGGGGGTCTGCATCCTTCAACCTTATCCTCCCACTCCGGCGAGGGGACACCGTGGCCTTGGTTCGCACCGCTGGGAAGCTAGCGATTTCTGAATCCAGAGAGATCCTCTCCACCTTCAGCGCAATATTCCTCTACTCCCCTCAAACCAAGAGATAA